The following proteins are encoded in a genomic region of Nicoliella spurrieriana:
- a CDS encoding ROK family protein: MLLGSIEFRDDEVTCAVGDGHVNIDDKVDFPLSDPKETLTKVIKYFQKFDKIKAVGVSSFGPLELRNYSSKYGYILDSSRKNWSNINLLGTLKQYINAPISFTTDVNSTAYGEYISSILANQPTLSLLYLTISKGVGAGIVNNGELIGYQGSPEIGHIKPKRHPDDQTFKGTCPYQGDCLEGLVSEPAFQARFGKSYKEISMFEPIWDIVAYYIAQSALQATLLIRPEKIIIGGDIVNEVELAKIRVQFQKLLNGYVDVGPIDEYLVAPSNSNRKLAIIGNLSLAKKAYYSESDEYAE; the protein is encoded by the coding sequence ATGTTACTAGGCAGCATTGAATTTCGTGACGATGAAGTAACCTGCGCCGTGGGTGACGGCCACGTTAATATTGATGATAAAGTTGATTTTCCATTATCAGATCCAAAGGAAACCCTGACTAAGGTTATAAAATATTTTCAAAAATTTGATAAAATTAAGGCCGTGGGGGTATCCTCATTTGGTCCGTTAGAGTTAAGAAACTACTCATCTAAATATGGGTATATTCTAGATTCATCACGTAAAAATTGGTCTAATATTAATCTATTGGGAACGTTAAAGCAATATATTAACGCCCCGATTTCATTTACCACTGATGTAAATAGTACCGCATATGGTGAATACATCAGCTCGATTTTGGCCAACCAGCCGACACTGTCATTGCTATACCTCACAATTAGCAAGGGGGTTGGTGCCGGAATTGTGAATAACGGTGAACTAATCGGCTACCAGGGGAGCCCTGAAATTGGGCATATCAAGCCCAAACGGCATCCAGATGATCAAACGTTCAAGGGCACTTGCCCATACCAAGGTGACTGCCTAGAAGGCTTAGTTTCAGAACCAGCATTTCAGGCCCGTTTTGGCAAGAGCTACAAGGAAATTTCAATGTTTGAACCCATTTGGGACATTGTTGCGTATTACATTGCCCAATCTGCATTACAAGCAACCCTGTTGATTCGACCTGAAAAAATCATCATTGGTGGCGATATTGTAAACGAAGTGGAACTAGCCAAAATTAGGGTGCAATTTCAGAAACTACTCAATGGCTACGTTGATGTCGGTCCCATCGATGAATACCTAGTTGCACCATCTAATTCCAATCGGAAGCTAGCAATTATCGGTAACCTGTCATTAGCTAAGAAGGCATATTACTCAGAATCTGATGAATACGCTGAATAA
- a CDS encoding ROK family protein, producing the protein MLFGSIEAGGTKFVCAVGNENFEIKDSVHIPTTTPEETLGQCVEYFKKFPDIKAIGIASFGPIEVRVDNPKYGYITDTPKKHWSNTNFLGTMKKYFDVPMYWTTDVNGSAYGEYITSIKNHNPVHSLVYYTIGTGVGAGIVNNGHFLGYIGHPEAGHVKLKRAEGDKDFKGICPYHGDCLEGLASGPTFDARTGKKGKDVPLTDPAWDYVAYYVAQAAVQATLFIRPERIIFGGGVVSEEFLDMVRVHFKNIFNDYVAVGDLNEYIQMPKVPHNGSATVGNFSLALKQYYKDNIVKI; encoded by the coding sequence ATGTTATTTGGAAGTATTGAAGCCGGCGGAACTAAGTTTGTTTGTGCAGTCGGTAACGAAAATTTTGAAATTAAAGATAGCGTGCATATTCCAACCACGACGCCTGAAGAAACACTTGGCCAATGTGTAGAATATTTTAAGAAGTTTCCGGACATTAAAGCAATTGGAATCGCATCGTTTGGGCCGATCGAAGTCCGGGTAGATAACCCTAAGTATGGCTACATTACTGATACACCAAAGAAACACTGGTCTAATACTAATTTCTTGGGAACGATGAAGAAGTATTTTGATGTTCCAATGTACTGGACGACTGACGTTAATGGTTCTGCCTATGGTGAATACATTACCTCGATCAAGAACCACAACCCAGTGCACTCATTAGTTTACTACACGATTGGAACTGGAGTGGGTGCCGGAATCGTTAATAACGGGCACTTCTTAGGTTATATCGGCCACCCTGAAGCTGGACATGTTAAGTTAAAGCGTGCTGAAGGGGATAAGGACTTCAAGGGGATTTGTCCATACCATGGCGACTGTCTTGAAGGGCTTGCTTCCGGACCTACTTTTGATGCCCGGACTGGTAAGAAGGGGAAGGATGTTCCATTGACCGATCCTGCATGGGATTACGTTGCTTACTACGTTGCCCAAGCCGCAGTTCAAGCCACCTTATTTATCAGACCGGAAAGAATTATCTTCGGCGGTGGAGTTGTGAGTGAAGAATTCCTCGACATGGTGCGGGTGCACTTCAAGAACATCTTTAACGACTACGTTGCCGTTGGTGATTTGAATGAATACATTCAAATGCCAAAGGTGCCACACAATGGTTCTGCAACCGTTGGGAATTTCTCATTGGCCCTTAAGCAATACTACAAGGATAATATTGTTAAAATCTAG